A single region of the Gemmatimonadaceae bacterium genome encodes:
- a CDS encoding CocE/NonD family hydrolase — translation MRRASLVARVPLLLSFVAAFVVCVTAFVAALAPTVAAQAPAQPAAGAPYPRPKGTHEVDVERNVMIPMRDGVRLATDIYRPRGVAGQLPTILIRLPYNKAAYRAATVPADFFASHGYAVVVQDVRGKFASEGTFRVYEGDVTDWPDMFDWIGAQPWSTGKVGTYGCSYLGEGQIIAAQSRHPRHVAAIAQAAGGNLGRVGRRRQFWGSVEGGAFSISINFGWMPVFASTKKGAKPMPNVDLASFFRTLPVIDMTDRAGSPSWDWRNFLERSPDDPWWDRQGYLTASDSVGVATLHVSSWYDLAAEALETAGIFRRNAINERARNGQYAIISPTVHCASEGASAQTKVGDLDVGDARLHYWETYLAWYDKWLRGNERALDALPKFQYYTIGRGAWQSSDRWPVARMRATAWYLDSDGGANSRRGNGRLVGAVPRRAASDTFTYDPNNPVPARGGSICCTGNPKDVPGSFDNADIEERPDVLVYTGEALREGLEITGPITAELHLSSDAPDTDVTVKLLDVFPDGRVMNIQEGITRVRYRDGFDKARMMEAGKVYKVPVDLHATSWFLPAGHRLRLEVSSSNFPRFDRNLNTGGNNYDEVTWKVARNAIHHAVAHPSRLVLPVVR, via the coding sequence ATGCGCCGTGCGTCGCTCGTGGCCCGCGTGCCGTTGCTCCTCTCGTTCGTCGCCGCCTTCGTCGTGTGCGTCACCGCGTTCGTCGCTGCGCTTGCGCCGACGGTTGCGGCGCAGGCGCCGGCGCAACCTGCCGCCGGCGCTCCTTATCCGCGACCGAAGGGAACGCACGAGGTCGACGTCGAACGCAACGTCATGATTCCGATGCGCGATGGCGTGCGGCTGGCGACCGACATCTATCGCCCGAGAGGGGTGGCGGGGCAGCTCCCCACGATCCTGATCCGGCTCCCCTACAACAAGGCAGCGTATCGCGCGGCGACGGTTCCGGCCGACTTCTTTGCCTCGCACGGCTACGCGGTGGTGGTGCAGGATGTGCGCGGGAAGTTCGCCTCGGAGGGAACGTTCCGCGTATACGAGGGCGACGTCACCGACTGGCCCGACATGTTCGACTGGATCGGGGCGCAGCCGTGGTCGACGGGGAAGGTGGGGACGTATGGCTGTTCCTATCTGGGCGAGGGGCAGATCATCGCCGCGCAGTCGCGCCACCCGCGCCATGTTGCGGCCATCGCGCAGGCGGCGGGGGGGAACCTGGGGCGCGTGGGGCGGCGCCGACAGTTCTGGGGCTCGGTGGAAGGGGGGGCGTTCTCCATCTCGATCAACTTCGGCTGGATGCCGGTCTTTGCCTCGACGAAGAAGGGGGCCAAGCCGATGCCTAACGTCGACCTCGCCTCGTTCTTCCGTACGCTCCCGGTGATCGACATGACCGATCGCGCCGGCTCGCCGTCGTGGGACTGGCGCAACTTCCTCGAGCGCTCGCCCGACGACCCGTGGTGGGACCGGCAGGGTTACCTCACCGCGAGCGACAGCGTGGGAGTGGCGACGCTGCACGTCTCCTCCTGGTACGACCTGGCCGCCGAGGCGCTCGAGACGGCCGGAATCTTCCGCCGGAACGCGATCAACGAGCGCGCGCGCAACGGGCAGTATGCGATCATCTCGCCCACGGTGCACTGCGCCTCGGAGGGGGCCAGCGCGCAGACGAAGGTCGGCGACCTGGACGTGGGCGATGCGCGCCTGCACTACTGGGAGACCTACCTCGCCTGGTACGACAAGTGGCTGCGCGGCAACGAACGGGCGCTGGATGCCCTGCCCAAGTTCCAGTACTACACGATTGGCAGGGGTGCGTGGCAGTCGTCGGATCGCTGGCCGGTGGCGAGGATGCGCGCCACCGCGTGGTATCTCGACTCCGACGGCGGCGCGAACTCACGGCGCGGCAACGGCCGCCTGGTGGGCGCCGTACCTCGGCGCGCGGCGAGCGACACCTTCACGTATGACCCAAACAATCCCGTGCCGGCGCGCGGCGGGTCGATCTGCTGCACGGGGAACCCGAAGGACGTCCCCGGGTCGTTCGACAACGCCGACATCGAAGAGCGTCCGGACGTGCTCGTCTACACGGGCGAAGCGCTGCGCGAGGGGCTCGAAATCACGGGGCCAATCACCGCCGAGCTTCACCTTTCGTCGGACGCGCCCGACACCGACGTCACCGTGAAACTCCTCGACGTCTTCCCCGACGGTCGCGTGATGAACATCCAGGAAGGGATCACGCGCGTGCGCTACCGCGACGGCTTCGACAAGGCGCGCATGATGGAGGCCGGAAAGGTCTACAAGGTCCCCGTCGACCTGCATGCGACATCGTGGTTCCTCCCGGCGGGGCATCGCCTGCGCCTCGAGGTGTCGAGCTCGAACTTTCCGCGCTTCGACCGCAACCTCAACACCGGCGGCAACAATTACGACGAAGTGACGTGGAAGGTGGCGCGCAACGCGATACATCACGCGGTGGCGCATCCGTCGCGACTGGTCCTTCCCGTGGTGCGGTAG
- a CDS encoding NAD-dependent epimerase/dehydratase family protein produces the protein MPSDRRTFLRQSALATGALALHGRGASALELPLTRAAAHALPRRAEAPLRILILGGTGYIGPEQVTYARARGHTLTLFNRGKTNPALFPDVEKLQGDRNAAGGLDALKGRTWDVVIDNPATKPQWIVDAAAVLKGRVGHYVYVSSTGVYANSDTVAPDERSPLLPPAPISGPEADQAGFGQRKARCEQLVQEAFPGQSTIVRPGLIVGPGDLTDRFTYWPWRIENGGEIIAPGSFDDPVQWIDVRDLSQWMIRVAEQRSFGTFNAVGPATPIGIGGMLWGIKGCFANDARFTWIPQPFLTEQKVRSWVEMPVWAYKGASTWAYCTSKMDRAIAAGLTFRPLAETVRDGMAWYHSRPADQQEKLRAGITMEREREVLALWTRRAGA, from the coding sequence ATGCCTTCCGATCGTCGCACCTTCCTCCGGCAGTCGGCCCTGGCCACCGGTGCCCTCGCGTTGCATGGCCGTGGCGCCAGCGCGCTGGAGTTGCCGCTGACTCGCGCGGCGGCGCACGCGCTCCCCCGGCGCGCCGAGGCGCCGCTCCGCATCCTCATCCTTGGCGGCACCGGCTACATCGGCCCCGAGCAGGTGACCTATGCGCGCGCGCGGGGGCACACGCTCACGCTCTTCAACCGCGGCAAGACCAACCCGGCGCTCTTTCCCGACGTCGAGAAGCTGCAGGGGGATCGCAATGCAGCTGGCGGACTGGATGCGCTCAAGGGGCGCACGTGGGACGTGGTCATCGACAATCCGGCGACAAAGCCGCAGTGGATCGTGGACGCGGCGGCGGTGCTCAAGGGAAGGGTGGGGCACTACGTCTACGTCTCCAGCACAGGGGTATACGCCAACAGCGACACCGTGGCGCCTGACGAGCGTTCACCGCTCCTCCCGCCAGCTCCCATCAGCGGCCCGGAGGCCGACCAGGCGGGATTCGGCCAGCGCAAGGCGCGCTGCGAACAGTTGGTGCAGGAGGCCTTCCCGGGGCAGAGCACCATCGTCCGCCCCGGGCTCATCGTGGGCCCCGGCGACCTCACCGACCGCTTCACCTACTGGCCTTGGCGCATCGAGAACGGGGGAGAGATCATTGCGCCCGGCAGCTTCGACGACCCGGTGCAATGGATCGACGTGCGCGACCTGTCGCAGTGGATGATCCGCGTGGCCGAACAGCGCAGCTTCGGCACCTTCAACGCCGTCGGTCCGGCCACGCCCATCGGCATCGGCGGGATGCTCTGGGGGATCAAGGGGTGCTTTGCCAACGACGCGCGCTTTACCTGGATCCCGCAGCCATTCCTCACCGAGCAGAAGGTGAGATCGTGGGTGGAGATGCCGGTGTGGGCCTACAAGGGGGCGAGCACGTGGGCGTACTGCACCAGCAAGATGGATCGCGCGATTGCTGCCGGGCTCACCTTTCGCCCGCTCGCCGAGACGGTGCGCGACGGGATGGCCTGGTATCACTCGCGCCCCGCCGACCAGCAGGAGAAGTTGCGCGCCGGGATCACCATGGAGCGCGAGCGCGAGGTGCTGGCGCTCTGGACCCGCCGCGCGGGGGCGTGA
- a CDS encoding amidase, translated as MSPTRRETLAQLAALVALPIAGQAMEPGLPVLRTADDPLDGTSADFQAGRRRRAWTSAEVTARALDRCRSDGAAMRAIDALSATALAEAREADARLRAGRTHGPLDGVPLFAKSIYDMRALPTTASSAEWARLFPEGVRRDALEVQRMRAAGAIVLGKTAADDFAYRGNGTSSHTGQVRNPHDATGTKTPGGSSAGSAVAVAMGMAFAALGTDDGGSNRIPAQFTGVVGMKPTFGLVPRTGVIPTWPYLDTHGPLARTVADAALLLAAIAGADRSDPLALAQRWAGGALPRLSDTALANTRLGIVEVHAPRAQMTPEALAAWDRALGDLRLAGATVDAFDAPVTRVNVRDLFTQRAAARGDAVPDSRSPAPTAAALLHYFAGRTASTNEALEGVRRGYAAYRAFYDVLPETFEACVPLLTQSMADDPAGRSFARSRREVVALLAESMRVAGIRALVYPTMPFNAPRAVDPWPDVRTPLGYGNFLGLPEISVPAGMGSDGMPALNLSIVGLPGEDAQLLAMAHAYERQSRRFVAPRRAG; from the coding sequence GTGTCGCCCACCCGCCGCGAAACGCTCGCCCAGCTCGCCGCCCTCGTCGCCCTCCCCATCGCCGGCCAGGCGATGGAGCCGGGCCTCCCTGTGCTCCGCACGGCGGACGATCCGCTCGATGGCACGAGCGCCGACTTCCAAGCCGGGCGTCGCCGTCGTGCCTGGACGTCGGCCGAGGTAACGGCGCGCGCACTCGACCGCTGCCGCTCCGATGGGGCGGCGATGCGCGCCATCGACGCACTCTCGGCCACGGCGCTCGCCGAGGCGCGCGAGGCCGACGCACGCCTGCGCGCGGGGCGAACGCACGGCCCGTTGGACGGCGTCCCGCTCTTCGCCAAGTCGATCTATGACATGCGCGCCCTCCCAACGACCGCCTCGAGCGCCGAGTGGGCGCGTCTCTTTCCGGAGGGGGTGAGGCGCGACGCGCTGGAGGTGCAACGGATGCGCGCCGCCGGCGCCATCGTGCTGGGGAAGACGGCCGCCGACGATTTTGCCTATCGCGGCAACGGGACGAGCAGCCACACGGGGCAGGTGCGCAACCCGCACGATGCCACGGGGACGAAGACGCCGGGCGGGTCGAGCGCTGGCTCGGCGGTGGCGGTGGCGATGGGGATGGCGTTCGCCGCGTTAGGCACCGACGACGGGGGCTCGAACCGCATCCCGGCGCAATTCACCGGTGTGGTGGGGATGAAGCCGACCTTCGGCCTGGTGCCGCGCACCGGCGTGATTCCCACGTGGCCGTACCTCGACACGCACGGGCCGCTGGCGCGGACGGTGGCCGACGCCGCGTTGCTGCTGGCGGCCATCGCCGGCGCCGACCGCTCGGACCCGCTGGCGCTCGCCCAGCGGTGGGCGGGGGGCGCGCTCCCCCGGCTGTCCGACACGGCGCTGGCCAACACCAGGCTCGGGATCGTGGAGGTGCACGCCCCGCGCGCCCAGATGACCCCCGAGGCGCTCGCCGCGTGGGACCGCGCGTTAGGCGACCTGCGCCTCGCCGGCGCCACGGTCGATGCCTTCGACGCCCCCGTCACGCGCGTCAACGTCCGCGACCTGTTTACCCAGCGCGCCGCGGCACGCGGCGACGCCGTCCCCGACTCCCGGTCTCCGGCGCCCACCGCCGCCGCGCTGCTCCATTACTTCGCCGGGCGCACCGCCAGCACCAACGAGGCGCTGGAGGGCGTGCGGCGCGGCTACGCCGCCTATCGCGCCTTCTACGACGTCCTCCCGGAGACGTTCGAGGCCTGCGTTCCACTGCTCACGCAGTCGATGGCCGACGATCCCGCCGGGCGCTCCTTTGCCCGCTCGCGGCGCGAGGTGGTCGCCCTGCTCGCCGAGTCGATGCGCGTGGCCGGGATACGCGCCCTGGTGTATCCCACCATGCCGTTCAATGCGCCGCGCGCGGTCGACCCCTGGCCCGACGTGCGCACCCCACTCGGCTACGGGAACTTCCTCGGCCTCCCCGAGATCTCCGTTCCCGCCGGGATGGGGAGCGATGGGATGCCGGCACTCAACCTTTCCATCGTTGGACTGCCGGGAGAGGACGCCCAGCTCCTGGCCATGGCGCACGCCTACGAGCGCCAGTCACGCCGGTTCGTCGCCCCCCGCCGCGCGGGGTGA
- a CDS encoding LLM class flavin-dependent oxidoreductase, translating to MELGLETFGDVTRDSSGTLLGHPQVIRDVIEEAVLADQVGVDFFGIGEHHRADFAISSPEMVLATIAGRTSRIRLGSAVTVLSSDDPVRVFQRFSTLDAASNGRAEIILGRGSFTESFPLFGFPLEQYELLFEERLELFAKVLESDRTGTPLTWRGKTRAPIADKRVYPSTQGGSIKTWIGVGGSPESVVRAANYGMPLILAIIGGDPRRFLPYVELFRGTLAQRGAPALPVAIHSHGYVADSDRQARDEMYGPWREMRDRIGAERGWPPTNRSDFEREADHGSLYVGSPETVARRIAATVQLMGAARFDMKYSAGTLSHDKMMRCIELFGREVAPRVRAIVAESSRGNDDRH from the coding sequence CTGGAACTCGGCCTCGAGACCTTTGGCGATGTCACGCGCGACTCGTCGGGAACGCTCCTCGGCCACCCGCAGGTCATTCGCGACGTGATCGAGGAGGCGGTGCTCGCCGACCAGGTGGGCGTCGACTTCTTCGGCATCGGCGAACACCATCGCGCCGACTTCGCCATCTCGTCGCCCGAGATGGTCCTGGCCACCATCGCCGGTCGCACCTCGCGCATTCGCCTTGGCTCGGCGGTGACGGTGCTCTCGTCCGACGATCCGGTGCGCGTCTTCCAACGCTTCTCGACGCTCGATGCCGCCTCCAACGGCCGCGCCGAGATCATCCTCGGGCGCGGCTCGTTCACCGAGTCGTTCCCCCTCTTCGGCTTCCCGCTCGAACAGTACGAACTTCTCTTCGAGGAGCGACTGGAGCTGTTCGCCAAGGTGCTCGAGTCCGATCGCACCGGCACGCCGCTCACCTGGCGCGGCAAGACGCGCGCACCCATTGCCGACAAGCGCGTCTACCCGTCCACGCAGGGCGGATCGATCAAGACGTGGATCGGCGTGGGCGGGAGCCCGGAATCGGTGGTGCGCGCGGCCAACTACGGAATGCCGCTCATCCTCGCCATCATCGGCGGCGACCCGCGGCGCTTCCTCCCCTATGTGGAGCTGTTCCGCGGCACGCTGGCCCAGCGGGGCGCGCCGGCGCTCCCGGTGGCGATCCACTCGCACGGCTACGTCGCCGACTCCGACCGGCAGGCGCGCGACGAGATGTACGGACCGTGGCGCGAGATGCGCGACCGGATTGGCGCCGAGCGCGGCTGGCCCCCAACCAACCGCAGCGACTTCGAACGCGAGGCCGACCATGGCTCGCTGTACGTCGGCTCGCCGGAGACCGTCGCGCGCCGCATCGCGGCAACGGTGCAGCTGATGGGCGCCGCGCGCTTCGACATGAAGTACAGCGCGGGCACGCTCTCGCACGACAAGATGATGCGCTGCATCGAACTGTTCGGGCGTGAAGTCGCTCCTCGCGTGCGGGCCATCGTCGCCGAGTCGTCCCGGGGGAACGACGATCGGCATTGA
- a CDS encoding protein kinase, whose protein sequence is MTSPSPEFLALQSALAGEYSLQRELGRGGMGIVYLARDVQLDRDVAIKVLPSQLAVNATARERFLREARTAAGLSHPHIVPIHRVGEAGGFVFFVMSYVEGETLGERLRTRGPLPAAEAARVMREVAWALAYAHGRGIVHRDVKPDNILLEGATGRAMVTDFGIAHGGASLPDTDPGKLMGTAHFMSPEQGASAPIDGRSDLYALGVVGYLSVSGRLPFEAANLPALLVRQANEAAPGVSRAAPGLPLAFAAAIDRCLARDPAMRFQDGEALAAALAPAPDARPALPTSLRAWLEARNALLVPYMGWMSVFGTLTLANLIAWVTGNRPDGPGDIVLLGAITSLPLFPIVGFHINQAQRQFKAGHSLADLRRALDVARREREEREALTRDDEEPKAHRLLRIGTVASASWLAVTAGLMLADVFHENRTSLLLIFGPVASTMLLGAVSNALGVRFIPRKVRALWQAGVRDRLWTGRLGDWLAKRLGAPERSRAVGGAAFRATEAALGVAAGDLFAALPDAYRERLSDLPAIVDALEARASEARAEMEVVDALVASGPGNAPALSSRRDAAARHLAESVAALEGIRLDLLRLHAGASDLAPLTTLIDAARLLGDDVRRLAEAQREVDDAMAHRSLGPARIPTPR, encoded by the coding sequence ATGACCTCCCCTAGTCCCGAGTTTCTCGCGCTGCAATCCGCGCTCGCTGGTGAGTATTCGCTCCAGCGCGAGCTGGGGCGCGGCGGAATGGGCATCGTCTACCTCGCGCGCGACGTGCAGCTGGACCGCGACGTTGCCATCAAGGTGCTCCCGTCGCAGCTGGCGGTGAACGCCACTGCCCGCGAGCGCTTCCTGCGCGAGGCGCGCACCGCGGCCGGGCTCTCGCACCCGCACATCGTCCCCATCCATCGCGTGGGCGAGGCCGGCGGCTTCGTCTTCTTCGTGATGAGTTACGTGGAGGGCGAGACGCTGGGTGAACGGCTGCGCACGCGCGGTCCGCTCCCGGCCGCCGAGGCAGCGCGCGTGATGCGCGAGGTGGCGTGGGCGCTCGCCTACGCGCACGGACGCGGCATCGTGCATCGCGACGTGAAGCCCGACAACATCCTGCTCGAGGGAGCGACCGGACGGGCGATGGTCACCGACTTCGGGATTGCCCACGGCGGTGCGTCGTTGCCCGATACCGATCCGGGAAAGCTCATGGGGACGGCGCACTTCATGAGTCCCGAGCAGGGAGCGAGCGCACCAATCGATGGGCGGAGCGATCTCTACGCGCTCGGCGTCGTGGGCTACCTGAGTGTCAGCGGGCGACTGCCCTTCGAGGCGGCGAATCTCCCGGCGCTTCTCGTAAGGCAGGCCAACGAAGCGGCGCCTGGTGTGAGTCGCGCCGCACCAGGACTCCCGCTCGCTTTCGCGGCAGCGATCGACCGTTGCCTGGCGCGCGACCCCGCGATGCGCTTTCAGGATGGAGAGGCGCTGGCGGCGGCGCTCGCCCCCGCCCCGGATGCGCGTCCCGCGCTCCCCACGTCGCTCCGCGCCTGGCTCGAAGCGCGTAACGCGCTCCTCGTCCCGTACATGGGGTGGATGTCGGTCTTCGGCACGCTGACGTTGGCCAATCTCATCGCCTGGGTCACGGGGAACCGTCCCGATGGACCGGGCGATATCGTGCTGCTCGGGGCGATCACCTCGCTCCCCCTGTTTCCGATCGTTGGATTCCACATCAATCAGGCGCAGCGGCAGTTCAAGGCCGGGCACTCGCTGGCCGACCTGCGCCGCGCCCTCGACGTGGCGCGCCGCGAACGCGAGGAGCGCGAGGCGCTCACGCGCGACGACGAGGAACCGAAGGCGCACCGACTGCTGCGCATCGGCACGGTCGCATCGGCGTCGTGGCTCGCCGTCACCGCCGGCCTCATGCTCGCCGATGTCTTCCACGAGAACCGGACCTCTCTGCTGCTGATCTTTGGTCCCGTGGCGTCGACGATGCTGCTGGGGGCCGTCAGCAACGCCCTCGGCGTACGCTTCATTCCCCGGAAAGTCCGCGCGCTCTGGCAGGCGGGCGTTCGCGACCGCCTGTGGACGGGCCGTCTCGGCGACTGGCTCGCGAAGCGGTTGGGCGCCCCCGAGCGGTCGCGGGCGGTGGGGGGCGCCGCCTTCCGTGCCACCGAAGCAGCGCTGGGCGTTGCGGCTGGCGACCTCTTTGCCGCACTTCCCGACGCGTACAGGGAACGCCTCTCCGACCTCCCTGCCATCGTCGACGCGCTCGAGGCGCGGGCCAGCGAGGCGCGCGCGGAGATGGAGGTCGTGGACGCGCTGGTCGCCTCGGGACCCGGCAATGCCCCCGCACTCTCCTCGCGGCGCGATGCGGCGGCGCGCCATCTCGCGGAGAGCGTCGCTGCGCTGGAAGGGATTCGCCTCGACCTCCTGCGCCTGCACGCCGGCGCCAGCGACCTGGCGCCGCTCACCACGCTCATCGACGCGGCGCGCCTGCTGGGCGACGACGTGCGACGACTGGCCGAGGCGCAACGCGAGGTCGACGATGCCATGGCGCACCGCTCGTTAGGCCCGGCGCGCATCCCCACGCCACGCTGA
- the queG gene encoding tRNA epoxyqueuosine(34) reductase QueG produces the protein MSQTARRAAPGNAAPLDTAPATLEQRIERQAYALGFDLVGIVQLGTAETARHFDAWIAGGRHGDMGYMARDPGLRHDTTRPHPGAVSAIVVAMDYGGKQPAGPVARYARGEDYHDVMKSRLQALHAWLSEAAGAPVNGRAYVDTAPILERDLARRAGLGWFGKNTNLINPSRGSYFFLGSLFVALELVPSAPFAGDKCGRCTRCLTACPTQALVAPHELDATRCISYLTIENRGAIPEALREQVGSWLYGCDICQEVCPWNVKFAKALPHDSPYMPREALGDKDARALARDLLAMSPGDFAESFRRSPMKRAKLAGLKRNAAVVLGNVGTADDVDALTRALDDAEPVVHEHAAWAIARIGDRTPQPHRHDLP, from the coding sequence GTGAGCCAGACGGCGCGGCGCGCCGCGCCAGGCAACGCCGCCCCCCTCGACACCGCGCCGGCAACGCTCGAGCAGCGCATCGAGCGCCAGGCCTATGCGCTGGGCTTCGACCTTGTCGGCATCGTACAGTTAGGCACGGCGGAGACTGCCCGCCACTTCGATGCCTGGATTGCCGGCGGGCGCCACGGTGACATGGGGTACATGGCGCGCGATCCGGGGCTGCGCCACGACACCACGCGCCCGCACCCCGGCGCCGTCAGCGCCATCGTCGTGGCGATGGACTACGGTGGCAAGCAGCCCGCCGGTCCCGTCGCTCGTTATGCGCGCGGCGAGGACTACCACGACGTGATGAAGTCGCGCCTGCAGGCGCTGCACGCCTGGCTGTCGGAGGCTGCCGGCGCGCCAGTGAATGGCCGCGCCTACGTCGACACGGCGCCGATCCTCGAGCGGGACCTGGCCCGGCGCGCCGGCCTCGGGTGGTTCGGGAAGAACACCAACCTGATCAACCCATCGCGCGGTTCGTACTTCTTCCTCGGCTCGCTCTTCGTGGCGCTCGAGTTGGTGCCCAGCGCCCCATTTGCCGGGGACAAGTGCGGCCGTTGCACGCGTTGCCTCACGGCATGCCCCACGCAGGCGCTGGTCGCGCCACATGAACTCGACGCCACGCGCTGCATCTCCTACCTCACGATCGAGAACCGCGGCGCCATCCCGGAGGCGTTGCGCGAGCAGGTGGGGAGCTGGCTCTACGGCTGCGACATCTGCCAGGAGGTGTGCCCGTGGAACGTGAAGTTCGCCAAGGCACTCCCCCACGACTCGCCGTACATGCCGCGCGAAGCGTTAGGCGACAAGGACGCACGAGCGCTGGCGCGCGACCTCCTCGCCATGTCGCCGGGCGATTTCGCCGAGTCGTTCCGCCGCTCGCCCATGAAGCGCGCCAAGCTCGCGGGGCTCAAGCGGAACGCAGCGGTGGTCCTGGGGAACGTCGGGACGGCAGATGACGTGGACGCGTTGACGCGCGCCCTCGACGACGCCGAACCGGTCGTGCATGAGCACGCGGCCTGGGCCATCGCGCGCATCGGTGACCGCACACCACAGCCACATCGTCATGACCTCCCCTAG
- a CDS encoding substrate-binding domain-containing protein, whose protein sequence is MPRSGSSAGVRRKARALVRALGAATLLLVAACGKEQGTKKLIGFSQANLGEPWRVAMNAEVAEAAKLHPEFEVVYADAQQDNAKQVADVENFLRQKIDLLIISPNEAKPLTPVVKRAFEEKIPVIVLDREIEGDSYTTFIGANNRDIGKAAGEFVAKVLAGKGDIVEIKGLPGSTPARDRSEGFREAIASFPGIRIIHDPVANWLREEAMTQMEAALSAHAKIDLVYAHNDPMAMGAYLAAKAKGRDAAMKFVGIDGLPGLDGGKQAVQDGKLAATFVYPTGGKEAIEIAAKILGGEQTPHRITLGTQQITREGSVKP, encoded by the coding sequence TTGCCGCGGTCTGGCTCCAGCGCCGGCGTTCGTCGTAAGGCGCGGGCCCTTGTTCGCGCGCTTGGTGCGGCGACGCTCCTGCTCGTCGCCGCCTGCGGGAAGGAACAAGGGACGAAGAAGCTCATCGGCTTCTCGCAGGCCAATCTCGGGGAACCGTGGCGCGTGGCGATGAACGCCGAGGTGGCCGAGGCAGCCAAGCTGCACCCGGAGTTCGAGGTCGTCTATGCCGACGCGCAGCAGGACAACGCCAAGCAGGTCGCCGACGTCGAGAACTTCCTGCGACAGAAGATCGACCTCCTCATCATCTCCCCAAACGAGGCAAAGCCGCTCACGCCGGTCGTGAAGCGCGCCTTCGAGGAGAAGATCCCCGTGATCGTCCTCGACCGGGAGATCGAGGGCGACAGCTACACCACGTTCATTGGCGCCAACAACCGCGACATCGGGAAGGCGGCCGGTGAGTTCGTCGCCAAGGTGCTCGCTGGCAAGGGCGACATCGTGGAGATCAAGGGGCTTCCCGGCTCGACACCGGCGCGCGACCGTAGCGAGGGGTTCCGCGAGGCCATCGCCAGCTTCCCCGGCATCAGGATCATCCACGACCCGGTCGCCAACTGGCTGCGCGAGGAGGCGATGACGCAGATGGAGGCGGCGCTCTCGGCGCACGCGAAGATCGACCTCGTGTACGCGCATAACGATCCCATGGCGATGGGGGCCTATCTCGCCGCGAAGGCCAAGGGGCGCGACGCGGCGATGAAGTTCGTCGGGATCGACGGCCTCCCCGGGCTGGACGGCGGGAAGCAGGCCGTGCAGGACGGCAAGCTCGCCGCGACCTTCGTCTATCCCACCGGGGGCAAGGAAGCCATCGAGATTGCCGCCAAGATTCTCGGCGGGGAGCAAACGCCGCATCGCATCACGCTCGGCACCCAGCAGATCACGAGAGAGGGGAGCGTCAAGCCATAG